The following proteins are co-located in the Peromyscus maniculatus bairdii isolate BWxNUB_F1_BW_parent chromosome 23, HU_Pman_BW_mat_3.1, whole genome shotgun sequence genome:
- the LOC143270574 gene encoding phospholipase A2-like translates to MKLLLLVSLLTGATAQSIGPQAEWHLSNMFECNFTTFGAVPEERFYGCLCSLLGNGYNNEKINRCCSTRLDCLIQFNNLENCAVLIRNPFTSSYSFSCPGSEITCSDKNNPCQAYICNCDREAAICLSEQKIHMFC, encoded by the exons ATGAAACTGCTTCTGCTGGTTTCTCTGCTCACAG GTGCTACTGCACAGAGCATCGGCCCTCAGGCTGAGTGGCATTTGAGCAATATGTTCGAGTGCAACTTTACCACGTTTGGTGCAGTCCCAGAGGAGAGATTCTATGGCTGCTTGTGTAGCTTGTTGGGAAATGgctataataatgaaaaaataaatag gtgctgCAGTACTCGTTTAGACTGCCTTATTCAGTTCAATAACCTGGAAAACTGTGCAGTCCTCATAAGGAACCCCTTCACCAGCTCCTACTCATTCTCATGTCCTGGGAGTGAGATCACCTGCAGTG ACAAAAACAACCCCTGCCAGGCCTACATCTGCAACTGTGACCGCGAGGCTGCCATCTGCCTCTCCGAGCAGAAGATACACATGTTCTGTTAG